A genomic stretch from Xylanivirga thermophila includes:
- a CDS encoding tetratricopeptide repeat protein, with translation MSFVGNWYGFLGYYNHSRKKLDKAEKYYKSGMEKGMDKANYRLAYGVLLLKKGEFAKAKDIFSGILINTPKENTKMMAKTNLSLAYWKLGEIDIAIEMLEEVQRKYNNSRVYGTLGYLLIEKGDLDKALEYNIQALDYDDEDPVILDNLAQTYYFMGDIEKAKKYFKEAEGLKEEQADTLYYLGCIYADQGDIEQAKEKLNKALECNITTLSTITREQVEDKLKELS, from the coding sequence ATGTCTTTTGTTGGCAATTGGTATGGCTTTTTAGGTTACTATAATCATTCTAGAAAAAAGCTTGACAAGGCTGAAAAGTATTATAAATCTGGTATGGAAAAAGGGATGGATAAAGCTAATTATAGATTGGCTTATGGTGTGCTATTGCTTAAAAAAGGAGAATTTGCAAAGGCAAAGGATATATTTAGCGGTATACTTATAAATACTCCCAAGGAAAATACTAAGATGATGGCTAAGACTAATTTATCTTTGGCATATTGGAAACTGGGTGAAATTGATATTGCGATAGAAATGTTGGAAGAAGTCCAAAGGAAATATAACAACTCTAGGGTATATGGTACCCTTGGTTATTTGCTTATAGAAAAAGGTGACTTAGATAAGGCGTTGGAATATAATATACAAGCCCTTGATTATGATGATGAGGACCCGGTAATACTTGATAATCTTGCTCAGACCTATTATTTCATGGGCGATATTGAAAAGGCCAAAAAATATTTTAAAGAAGCGGAAGGTTTAAAAGAGGAACAGGCCGATACTTTATACTATCTAGGCTGTATATATGCCGATCAGGGTGATATTGAGCAAGCCAAAGAAAAGCTTAATAAGGCACTAGAATGTAATATAACTACTCTTAGCACTATAACCAGAGAGCAGGTGGAGGACAAACTGAAAGAACTTAGCTAA